Proteins encoded together in one Neisseria lactamica window:
- a CDS encoding peptide chain release factor 3, whose translation MSQEILDQVRRRRTFAIISHPDAGKTTLTEKLLLFSGAIQSAGTVKGKKTGKFATSDWMEIEKQRGISVASSVMQFDYKDHTVNLLDTPGHQDFSEDTYRVLTAVDSALMVIDAAKGVEAQTIKLLNVCRLRDTPIVTFMNKYDREVRDSLELLDEVENILKIRCAPVTWPIGMGKNFKGVYHILNDEIYLFEAGGERLPHEFDIIKGIDNPELEQRFPLEIQQLRDEIELVQAASNEFNLDEFLAGELTPVFFGSAINNFGIQEILNSLIDWASAPKPRDATVRMVEPDEPKFSGFIFKIQANMDPKHRDRIAFLRVCSGRFERGMKMKHLRINREIAASSVVTFMSHDRELVEEAYAGDIIGIPNHGNIQIGDSFSEGEQLAFTGIPFFAPELFRSVRIKNPLKIKQLQKGLQQLGEEGAVQVFKPMSGADLILGAVGVLQFEVVTSRLANEYGVEAVFDSASIWSARWVSCDDKKKLAEFEKANAGNLAIDAGGNLAYLAPNRVNLGLTQERWPDIVFHETREHSVKL comes from the coding sequence ATGTCCCAAGAAATCCTCGACCAAGTGCGCCGCCGCCGCACGTTTGCCATCATCTCCCACCCTGACGCGGGTAAAACCACGCTGACCGAAAAACTCTTGCTGTTTTCAGGCGCGATTCAGAGCGCGGGTACGGTAAAAGGCAAGAAAACCGGCAAATTCGCCACTTCCGACTGGATGGAAATCGAGAAGCAGCGCGGCATTTCCGTGGCATCAAGCGTAATGCAGTTCGACTACAAAGACCACACCGTCAACCTCTTGGACACGCCGGGACACCAAGACTTCTCCGAAGATACCTACCGCGTTTTAACCGCCGTCGACAGCGCATTGATGGTCATCGACGCGGCAAAAGGCGTGGAAGCACAAACCATCAAGCTCTTAAACGTCTGCCGCCTGCGCGATACGCCGATTGTTACGTTCATGAACAAATACGACCGCGAAGTGCGCGATTCCCTGGAACTTTTGGACGAAGTGGAAAACATTTTAAAAATCCGCTGCGCGCCCGTTACCTGGCCGATCGGTATGGGCAAAAACTTCAAGGGCGTGTACCACATCCTGAACGACGAAATCTATCTCTTTGAAGCGGGCGGCGAACGTCTGCCGCACGAGTTCGACATCATCAAAGGCATCGACAATCCCGAATTGGAACAACGCTTTCCGTTGGAAATCCAACAGTTGCGCGACGAAATCGAATTGGTGCAGGCGGCTTCCAACGAGTTCAATCTTGACGAATTCCTCGCCGGCGAACTCACGCCCGTGTTCTTCGGTTCGGCGATTAACAACTTCGGTATTCAGGAAATCCTCAATTCATTGATTGACTGGGCGTCCGCTCCGAAACCGCGCGACGCGACCGTGCGCATGGTCGAACCGGACGAGCCGAAATTCTCCGGATTTATCTTCAAAATCCAAGCCAATATGGACCCGAAACACCGCGACCGCATCGCCTTCCTGCGCGTCTGCTCCGGCAGATTCGAGCGCGGTATGAAGATGAAACACCTTCGCATCAACCGCGAAATCGCCGCCTCCAGCGTGGTAACCTTTATGTCGCACGACCGCGAGCTGGTGGAAGAAGCCTACGCCGGCGACATCATCGGCATCCCGAACCACGGCAACATCCAAATCGGCGACAGCTTCTCCGAAGGCGAACAACTGGCGTTTACCGGCATCCCCTTCTTCGCGCCCGAACTGTTCCGCAGTGTCCGCATCAAAAACCCTCTGAAAATCAAGCAACTGCAAAAAGGTTTGCAACAGCTCGGCGAAGAAGGCGCGGTACAGGTGTTCAAACCGATGAGCGGCGCGGATTTGATTTTGGGCGCGGTCGGCGTGTTGCAGTTTGAAGTCGTAACCTCGCGCCTCGCCAACGAATACGGCGTAGAAGCCGTGTTCGACAGCGCATCCATCTGGTCGGCGCGCTGGGTATCGTGCGACGACAAGAAAAAACTGGCGGAGTTTGAAAAAGCCAACGCGGGCAATCTCGCCATCGACGCGGGCGGCAACCTCGCCTACCTCGCCCCCAACCGCGTGAATTTGGGACTCACGCAAGAACGTTGGCCGGACATCGTGTTCCACGAAACGCGCGAACATTCGGTTAAACTGTAA
- a CDS encoding glycosyltransferase encodes MDLSIVVPIYNVESYLEACLSSIEPILSNENVELILVNDGSKDGSEDICYEYIDKISNNKQQTTNNKQQTTNNKQQTTNNKQQTTNNKQQTTNNKHRTPNIKYIYQDNQGLSEARNTGIKNSNGKYIVFIDSDDFINCQVLLDFLSKDDIDMPDVVFLNAVKYDKGSVSYFGEDYQPEKILNQSKVEVLKGLCRFRKFPGSAWNKIIKRELIIKEKLFFEKGIYSEDIEWSMRLFNAATTFSYLDGCYYYYRQGRKDSITGTVSEKSIKSLLYILEKNAEMEFDRDISSYLYSFLSYEYLVLLFIMTSKNIECDAGIRRRAYHLRFMLLKSNKLIYKLIFPIVTLFGVDITGRILKAIRGNV; translated from the coding sequence ATGGATTTAAGTATCGTAGTTCCCATTTATAATGTCGAGAGTTATTTGGAGGCGTGTTTAAGTTCCATAGAACCTATATTAAGTAATGAAAATGTCGAACTTATCCTTGTGAATGACGGGTCAAAAGACGGAAGTGAAGATATATGTTATGAATATATAGATAAAATATCAAACAACAAACAACAAACAACAAACAACAAACAACAAACAACAAACAACAAACAACAAACAACAAACAACAAACAACAAACAACAAACAACAAACAACAAACAACAAACAACAAACACCGGACACCAAATATCAAATATATATATCAGGATAACCAAGGGTTGTCGGAGGCGAGAAATACCGGAATAAAAAATTCAAACGGAAAATATATAGTCTTTATTGATTCGGATGATTTTATTAATTGTCAGGTCTTGCTGGATTTTCTTAGTAAAGATGATATTGATATGCCGGATGTGGTTTTTTTAAATGCGGTTAAATATGATAAGGGAAGTGTTTCATATTTTGGCGAAGATTATCAGCCTGAAAAAATACTCAATCAATCCAAAGTCGAAGTTTTGAAAGGATTATGCCGATTTAGAAAATTTCCGGGTTCGGCGTGGAATAAGATTATAAAAAGAGAATTGATCATCAAAGAAAAACTATTTTTTGAAAAGGGGATTTATTCTGAAGATATCGAATGGTCAATGAGGTTATTTAATGCGGCAACAACTTTTTCTTATTTGGACGGTTGTTATTACTATTATCGGCAGGGAAGAAAAGATTCTATTACGGGAACTGTTTCGGAAAAAAGTATAAAGTCATTATTATATATTTTGGAGAAAAATGCGGAAATGGAATTTGATAGGGATATATCAAGTTATCTTTATTCTTTTCTTTCCTACGAATATCTCGTTTTGCTTTTTATAATGACAAGTAAAAATATAGAGTGCGATGCTGGTATAAGAAGAAGGGCGTATCATTTAAGGTTTATGCTGTTAAAGTCTAATAAGTTGATATATAAGCTGATATTCCCGATAGTCACATTATTCGGAGTCGATATTACAGGCAGGATTTTAAAAGCAATCAGAGGGAATGTTTAA
- the hisF gene encoding imidazole glycerol phosphate synthase subunit HisF, whose amino-acid sequence MALAKRIIPCLDVKDGRVVKGVNFIGLRDAGDPVEAAKRYNGEGADELTFLDITASSDNRDTILHIIEEVAGQVFIPLTVGGGVRTVADIRRLLNAGADKVSINTAAVTRPDLIDEAAGFFGSQAIVAAVDAKAANPENTRWEIFTHGGRNPTGLDAVEWAVEMQKRGAGEILLTGMDRDGTKQGFNLPLTRAVAEAVDIPVIASGGVGNVRHLIEGITEGKADAVLAAGIFHFGEIAIREAKRAMREAGIEVRL is encoded by the coding sequence ATGGCACTGGCAAAACGCATCATCCCCTGTCTCGACGTAAAAGACGGGCGCGTCGTCAAAGGCGTGAACTTCATCGGTTTGCGCGACGCGGGCGACCCCGTCGAAGCCGCCAAACGCTACAACGGCGAAGGCGCGGACGAATTGACCTTCCTCGACATCACCGCCTCATCCGACAACCGCGACACCATCCTGCACATCATCGAAGAGGTTGCCGGACAAGTCTTCATCCCGCTGACCGTCGGCGGCGGCGTACGCACCGTTGCCGACATCCGCCGCCTGCTCAATGCCGGCGCGGACAAAGTCAGCATCAACACCGCCGCCGTTACCCGTCCCGATTTAATTGACGAAGCCGCCGGATTTTTCGGTTCGCAAGCCATCGTCGCCGCCGTCGATGCCAAAGCCGCCAACCCCGAAAACACACGCTGGGAAATCTTTACCCACGGCGGGCGCAATCCGACCGGTTTGGATGCGGTGGAATGGGCGGTCGAAATGCAAAAACGCGGCGCGGGCGAAATCCTGCTCACCGGTATGGACAGGGACGGTACGAAACAGGGTTTCAACCTGCCGCTGACCCGCGCCGTTGCCGAAGCCGTCGACATCCCCGTCATCGCCTCCGGCGGGGTCGGCAATGTCCGGCACCTGATTGAAGGCATAACCGAAGGCAAAGCCGATGCCGTACTTGCCGCCGGTATTTTCCATTTCGGGGAAATCGCCATCCGCGAAGCCAAACGCGCTATGCGCGAAGCCGGCATCGAAGTGCGCCTCTGA
- a CDS encoding polyamine ABC transporter substrate-binding protein, whose protein sequence is MKKTLVAAAILSLALTACGGGSDTAAQTPSAKPEAGQSGKLNIYNWSDYVDPETVAAFEKETGIKTRSDYYDSNETLEAKVLTGKSGYDLTAPSIANVGRQIKAGAYQKIDKAQIPHYGNIDKDLLKMMEAVDPGNEYAVPYFWGINTLAINTRQVQKALGTDKLPENEWDLVFKPEYTAKLKSCGISYFDSAIEQIPLALHYLGKDPNSENPEDIKAAVDMMKAVRGDVKRFSSSGYIDDMAAGNLCAAIGYGGDLNIAKTRAEEAANGVEIKVLTPKTGVGVWVDSFMIPRDAQNVANAHRYIDYTLRPEVVAKNGSFVTYAPASRPARDLMEAKYTNDPSIFPTKELMEKSFIVSPKSAESAKLGVKLWQGLKAGK, encoded by the coding sequence ATGAAAAAAACACTGGTGGCGGCGGCAATCCTGAGCCTCGCCTTGACTGCGTGCGGCGGCGGAAGCGATACCGCCGCCCAAACCCCCTCCGCCAAGCCCGAAGCCGGACAATCGGGCAAACTCAATATCTACAACTGGTCGGATTATGTCGATCCCGAAACCGTCGCCGCCTTTGAAAAAGAAACCGGCATCAAGACGCGTTCCGATTATTACGACAGCAACGAAACACTGGAGGCAAAAGTCCTGACCGGCAAATCCGGCTACGACCTGACCGCGCCGTCCATCGCCAACGTCGGCCGGCAAATCAAAGCGGGCGCGTATCAGAAAATCGACAAGGCGCAAATCCCCCATTACGGCAACATCGATAAAGATTTGCTGAAAATGATGGAAGCCGTCGATCCGGGCAACGAATACGCCGTCCCCTATTTCTGGGGCATCAACACTTTGGCAATCAACACGCGGCAGGTGCAAAAGGCATTGGGTACGGACAAGCTGCCCGAAAACGAATGGGATTTGGTGTTCAAACCCGAATACACCGCCAAACTCAAATCCTGCGGCATCAGCTATTTCGACAGCGCAATCGAACAGATTCCTTTGGCGTTGCACTATTTGGGCAAAGACCCCAACAGTGAGAATCCCGAAGACATCAAAGCCGCCGTCGATATGATGAAAGCCGTCCGGGGCGACGTGAAACGCTTCAGCTCTTCCGGCTATATCGACGATATGGCGGCGGGCAACCTGTGTGCCGCCATCGGTTACGGCGGCGATTTGAACATTGCCAAAACCCGTGCCGAAGAAGCCGCAAACGGCGTGGAAATCAAAGTATTGACCCCGAAAACCGGCGTGGGCGTGTGGGTGGATTCCTTTATGATTCCGCGCGACGCGCAAAACGTTGCCAACGCCCACCGCTATATCGACTACACGCTCCGGCCCGAGGTGGTGGCGAAAAACGGCAGCTTCGTTACCTACGCGCCCGCCAGCCGGCCCGCGCGTGATTTGATGGAAGCCAAATACACAAACGATCCATCGATTTTCCCGACCAAAGAACTGATGGAAAAAAGTTTCATCGTATCGCCCAAATCCGCAGAATCCGCCAAACTGGGCGTGAAGCTGTGGCAAGGGCTCAAAGCGGGCAAATAA
- the hisI gene encoding phosphoribosyl-AMP cyclohydrolase: protein MDKNLLEAVKFDEKGLVCAIAQDAETKRVLMVAWMNAEALQKTVETGFAHYYSRSRQKQWMKGEESGHTQKIRELRLDCDGDAIVMLIAQNGGIACHTGRESCFYKVWRGGAWETADAVLKDEKEIYGSTH from the coding sequence ATGGATAAAAACCTGCTTGAAGCCGTCAAATTTGACGAAAAAGGTTTGGTTTGCGCCATCGCCCAAGATGCCGAAACCAAACGTGTTTTAATGGTGGCGTGGATGAACGCCGAAGCCCTGCAAAAAACCGTCGAAACCGGCTTTGCCCACTATTACAGCCGTTCGCGCCAAAAACAATGGATGAAGGGCGAAGAGTCGGGACACACGCAAAAAATCCGCGAACTGCGCCTCGACTGCGACGGCGACGCCATTGTGATGCTCATCGCCCAAAACGGCGGCATCGCCTGCCACACCGGGCGCGAAAGCTGCTTTTACAAAGTCTGGCGCGGCGGCGCGTGGGAAACCGCCGATGCCGTCCTGAAAGACGAAAAAGAGATTTACGGCAGCACGCACTGA
- the lolA gene encoding outer membrane lipoprotein chaperone LolA: MMKPHNLFQFLAVCSLTVAVASAQAGAVDALKQFNNDADGISGSFTQTVQSKKKTQTAHGTFKILRPGLFKWEYTSPYKQTIVGDGQTVWLYDVDLAQVTKSSQDQAIGGSPAAILSNKTALESSYTLKEDGSSNGIDYVLATPKRNNAGYQYIRIGFKGGNLAAMQLKDSFGNQTSISFGGLNTDPQLSRGAFKFTPPKGVDVLSN, encoded by the coding sequence ATGATGAAACCGCACAACCTGTTCCAATTCCTCGCCGTTTGCTCCCTGACCGTCGCCGTCGCTTCCGCACAGGCGGGCGCGGTGGACGCGCTCAAGCAATTCAACAACGATGCCGACGGTATCAGCGGCAGCTTCACCCAAACCGTCCAAAGCAAAAAGAAAACCCAAACCGCGCACGGCACGTTCAAAATCCTGCGCCCGGGCCTCTTCAAATGGGAATACACTTCGCCCTACAAACAGACTATTGTCGGCGACGGTCAAACCGTTTGGCTCTACGATGTCGATTTGGCACAAGTGACCAAGTCGTCCCAAGACCAGGCCATAGGCGGCAGCCCCGCCGCCATCCTGTCGAACAAAACCGCCCTCGAAAGCAGCTACACGCTGAAAGAGGACGGTTCGTCCAACGGCATCGATTATGTGCTGGCAACGCCCAAACGCAACAACGCCGGCTACCAATACATCCGCATCGGCTTCAAAGGCGGCAACCTCGCCGCCATGCAGCTTAAAGACAGCTTCGGCAACCAAACCTCCATCAGTTTCGGCGGTTTGAATACCGATCCCCAACTCTCGCGCGGCGCGTTCAAGTTTACCCCGCCCAAAGGCGTGGACGTGTTGAGCAACTGA
- the copM gene encoding CopM family metallochaperone, whose translation MKKLMTFITLSAAAVSIHAHANEQPHQAHMNMPMSTGSAMQQELMQGMNQMHQDMMAAAQYKDPDVAFAAGMLPHHIGAVKMAEVELKYGKDPEMRKLAEDIINAQQAEIEQMQKWLKAHNKKSSVK comes from the coding sequence ATGAAAAAACTTATGACTTTTATCACACTTAGTGCTGCTGCAGTTTCAATTCATGCCCACGCTAATGAACAACCGCATCAAGCACACATGAATATGCCAATGTCGACAGGTTCTGCAATGCAACAAGAATTAATGCAAGGTATGAATCAAATGCATCAAGACATGATGGCAGCTGCGCAATATAAAGATCCTGATGTTGCTTTTGCAGCAGGTATGCTGCCACACCATATTGGCGCAGTAAAAATGGCGGAAGTTGAATTAAAATACGGAAAGGATCCTGAGATGCGTAAGCTTGCTGAGGATATTATTAACGCACAACAAGCGGAAATTGAACAAATGCAAAAATGGCTTAAAGCACACAACAAAAAAAGCTCCGTAAAATGA
- a CDS encoding ferritin-like domain-containing protein — translation MKPDIYALLERALLSGDPDEKGRLTDEAFAAVQNMDGAETNAPPLDFPRAGQPDKPVLVAPSQLTPRKMNTTEGYAAMLHAIAHIEFNAVNLALDAAYRFRTLPFQFVRDWVKVAKEEVYHFRLMRERLRAFGFDYGDFEAHNHLWDMAYKTAYDPLLRMALVPRVLEARGLDVTPGIRAKVAQRGDSETCGVLDIIYRDEVGHVAIGNRWYQHLCRERGLEPIALFRSLIARYDMFIFRGYVNIEAREKAGFSRFELDMLEDFEQGLKQGKKVV, via the coding sequence ATGAAACCCGATATTTATGCTTTGCTGGAACGCGCCCTGCTTTCGGGCGACCCCGATGAAAAAGGACGGCTGACGGATGAGGCGTTTGCCGCCGTTCAAAACATGGACGGGGCTGAAACAAACGCGCCGCCGCTGGATTTCCCCCGCGCGGGACAGCCGGACAAGCCGGTTTTGGTCGCGCCATCACAACTGACCCCGCGCAAAATGAACACAACCGAAGGCTATGCGGCGATGCTGCACGCGATTGCGCATATCGAGTTCAATGCCGTCAATCTGGCTTTGGACGCGGCATACCGTTTCCGCACGCTGCCGTTTCAGTTTGTCCGCGACTGGGTGAAAGTGGCGAAGGAAGAGGTGTACCATTTCCGCCTGATGCGCGAAAGGCTGCGCGCTTTCGGCTTCGATTACGGCGATTTTGAAGCACACAATCATTTATGGGATATGGCATACAAAACCGCCTACGATCCTTTGTTGCGTATGGCTTTAGTGCCGCGCGTATTGGAAGCGCGCGGGCTGGACGTTACGCCCGGCATACGCGCGAAGGTGGCGCAGCGCGGCGATTCGGAAACCTGCGGCGTGTTGGACATTATTTACCGCGACGAAGTGGGCCATGTCGCCATCGGCAACCGGTGGTATCAACACCTTTGCCGCGAACGCGGTTTGGAACCGATTGCCCTGTTCCGCAGTCTGATTGCCCGTTACGATATGTTTATCTTCCGCGGCTATGTGAACATCGAAGCGCGGGAAAAAGCGGGCTTCAGCCGCTTCGAGCTGGATATGCTGGAAGATTTCGAGCAGGGTTTGAAACAAGGCAAAAAGGTCGTCTGA